One genomic region from Kamptonema formosum PCC 6407 encodes:
- a CDS encoding Calvin cycle protein CP12 gives MNNIQEKIDEELANARAVCDIKGGASGECAAAWDAVEELQAEASHQKQNKPKNSFEKYCDDNPDAAECRLYED, from the coding sequence ATGAATAACATCCAAGAAAAAATTGACGAAGAACTCGCAAACGCTCGTGCTGTATGCGATATTAAAGGCGGTGCGTCAGGTGAATGCGCGGCAGCATGGGATGCAGTTGAAGAACTGCAAGCTGAAGCTTCCCACCAGAAGCAGAATAAACCAAAGAATTCATTTGAGAAATATTGCGACGATAACCCCGATGCGGCTGAGTGCCGATTGTATGAGGATTAA
- a CDS encoding FIST signal transduction protein, with translation MYAPSEMQWVSALSTRPSLEAALKEVVEQAQQGLQGPADLGLVFISSAFASEYSRLMPLLQEYLPAAAIAGCGGGGVIGMNRGGITEEVEGTPALSLSLARLPGVKVKAFHIAAEELPDMDSPPDTWVEQIGVSAQEQPQFILLADPFSSKINDLLQGLDYAYPGSAKVGGLASGNGMGRSAALFCNYRLYREGTVGVALSGNIVLETIVAQGCRPIGQPYRVTEGERNILLGLEEQESLDQRTGSGRKQSPLEALRDLISTLSEEDRQLAQHSLFVGVVRDEFKLKLDQGDFLIRNLLGVDPKVGAIAIGDRVRPGQRIQFHLRDARTSAEDLEMLLARYQREAPFNPVAARAGALMFSCMGRGEGLYGEPSFDSRLFSRYLNNIPLTGFFCNGEIGPVGGSTFLHGYTSVFGICRQP, from the coding sequence ATGTACGCGCCAAGCGAAATGCAGTGGGTCAGCGCCTTATCAACCCGCCCTTCCTTAGAAGCTGCTCTCAAAGAAGTTGTAGAACAAGCTCAGCAAGGATTGCAGGGGCCAGCAGATTTGGGTTTGGTGTTTATATCGTCTGCTTTTGCCAGCGAGTATTCTCGCCTAATGCCCTTGCTGCAAGAATACCTGCCGGCCGCTGCGATCGCTGGTTGCGGAGGCGGGGGCGTTATTGGCATGAATAGAGGCGGCATAACGGAAGAAGTCGAAGGAACACCAGCCCTAAGCCTGAGTCTGGCACGTTTACCGGGGGTAAAAGTAAAAGCCTTTCACATAGCAGCAGAAGAACTTCCCGACATGGACAGTCCCCCGGATACTTGGGTAGAGCAAATTGGCGTGTCCGCCCAAGAGCAACCCCAGTTCATCTTATTAGCCGATCCCTTTTCCTCAAAAATTAACGACCTACTCCAAGGGTTAGATTATGCCTATCCTGGCTCTGCTAAAGTCGGGGGACTCGCTAGCGGGAATGGGATGGGGAGGAGTGCAGCACTATTTTGTAACTATCGACTTTACCGAGAAGGGACTGTGGGAGTAGCCCTCAGCGGCAATATAGTTTTGGAAACGATTGTAGCTCAAGGCTGTCGGCCCATTGGTCAACCCTATAGAGTTACAGAAGGAGAGCGTAATATTTTGCTGGGGCTCGAAGAGCAAGAGAGTTTAGATCAACGAACAGGTAGCGGCCGTAAACAATCGCCTCTAGAAGCTTTGCGAGATTTAATTTCTACTCTCAGCGAAGAAGATCGGCAATTAGCCCAGCACTCTCTGTTTGTAGGGGTAGTCAGAGATGAATTTAAGCTGAAGTTAGACCAAGGAGACTTTTTAATCCGCAATCTGCTGGGGGTAGACCCCAAGGTAGGAGCAATTGCGATTGGCGATCGCGTCCGCCCCGGTCAACGCATCCAATTCCACCTTCGCGATGCCCGTACCTCCGCAGAAGACCTAGAAATGCTACTCGCTCGCTATCAGCGGGAAGCCCCCTTTAACCCAGTCGCCGCTAGAGCCGGTGCCTTAATGTTTTCCTGCATGGGGCGAGGCGAAGGTCTGTACGGTGAACCCAGCTTTGATTCCCGTTTGTTCAGCCGCTACCTCAACAATATTCCTCTCACTGGCTTTTTCTGTAATGGTGAAATCGGCCCTGTCGGCGGTAGTACATTTCTGCATGGTTATACCTCCGTATTTGGGATTTGCCGCCAACCTTAG
- a CDS encoding Uma2 family endonuclease codes for MTATTQRFTLEEYLRHNDGTDILYELVKGELVSMALGTGKHGEVVDFLNTQFRNEIARMERDWVSKQMAIGVQSPRGDRWETVRIPDLVVIPKEQWRNLQNREAVILLNEPPPLLVVEIVSESTKNIDYRAKRAEYCVLNISEYWIVDPLQAKITIFTLSEGWYEEAVFTNSDRLVSPTFGELNLTVNQILEGEI; via the coding sequence ATGACTGCCACAACCCAACGCTTTACCCTAGAAGAGTATCTGCGCCATAATGACGGCACAGATATTCTCTATGAATTAGTTAAAGGAGAATTAGTTTCTATGGCACTCGGAACTGGAAAACATGGTGAAGTTGTCGATTTTCTTAATACTCAATTTCGCAACGAGATTGCTAGAATGGAGCGGGATTGGGTATCTAAACAAATGGCGATTGGCGTTCAATCTCCGCGCGGCGATCGCTGGGAGACGGTTCGCATTCCCGATCTAGTTGTTATTCCTAAAGAACAATGGCGAAACTTGCAAAACCGCGAGGCTGTTATTCTTCTCAATGAACCGCCACCGCTTTTAGTAGTAGAAATTGTCAGCGAATCAACTAAAAATATTGACTACCGCGCCAAACGTGCCGAATATTGCGTTCTAAATATTTCTGAATATTGGATTGTCGATCCGTTACAAGCAAAAATTACTATTTTTACTCTTTCTGAAGGATGGTATGAGGAAGCTGTTTTTACAAATAGCGATCGCCTCGTTTCTCCTACCTTTGGCGAACTTAATCTAACAGTTAATCAAATTTTAGAAGGTGAGATTTAA
- a CDS encoding NAD(P)/FAD-dependent oxidoreductase — MQEILYLEIPTPKTNAVCSWLQQEFEPGVGKKIITPDGFRLLLGTTTAEVANPESVELSVFLWSVQRTTYLKVFRLDNKPANGEMQFLDRLTVSVRNQFPYQYPEPPVIDLSQQSIFEALAPHYPLTVQYFQKMPQGEYDLKRVYWWEKRWREGVRNPQTPKQVVFRKEEGGRKKEEGRGEKEEGRGNDGESDSCFYDLIYVGGALGIIHAAVMARLGYKVLLLERLPFGRMNREWNISRDELQKLINLGLFTAAEVESFIAREYKDGYSKFFDANNPAIAKAQVLHTPRVLNVALDAEKLLYLSGVKFTEAGGEIWDETDFIRADVEPQKVIVQAYHQPSQSQRQACGRLLVDAMGSASPIAWQLNGEHAFDSVCPTVGAVIDGGFERGVWDSDYGDVLNSHGDISRGRQLIWELFPGAGSEITIYLFHYHQVNSENPGSLLELYEDFFAILPEYRRCDLGKLVWKKPTFGYIPGHFSSGSRDRTVAFDRLIAIGDAASLQSPLVFTGFGSLVRNLSRLTDLLDVALKHDLLEAHHLNQIRAYQSNVSVTWLFSKGMMVPTGCFLPPARINSILNTFFGVLASTDLAVAEKFIKDRVDWLTFNGLAIKAALKNPSLLIWILDFVDLDDILRWLRSYLNFTLLALASWLFGWLPNLARKTQPWLESRYPSFWLWLKAFNYAITDGIGRPQN, encoded by the coding sequence ATGCAAGAAATTCTCTACCTAGAAATCCCAACTCCTAAGACTAACGCTGTATGCAGTTGGTTGCAGCAAGAATTTGAGCCGGGAGTTGGCAAGAAAATTATTACTCCTGATGGCTTTCGCTTACTATTAGGAACAACAACAGCAGAAGTTGCCAATCCTGAATCGGTAGAACTTTCCGTTTTCCTGTGGTCAGTGCAGCGAACCACATACTTAAAAGTATTTCGCCTCGACAATAAACCCGCCAACGGTGAAATGCAGTTTCTCGATCGCCTCACAGTGTCTGTGAGAAATCAATTTCCCTATCAATATCCAGAACCACCAGTCATCGATTTATCCCAACAGTCGATTTTTGAGGCGTTGGCCCCCCACTATCCCCTTACTGTCCAATACTTTCAAAAAATGCCTCAAGGGGAATATGACCTCAAGCGCGTTTATTGGTGGGAAAAGCGTTGGCGAGAAGGTGTTCGCAATCCTCAAACGCCGAAGCAGGTGGTGTTTAGGAAGGAAGAAGGAGGAAGGAAGAAGGAAGAAGGAAGAGGGGAGAAGGAAGAGGGAAGAGGGAATGACGGAGAATCTGATTCTTGTTTTTATGACTTGATTTATGTGGGAGGCGCGTTAGGCATCATCCACGCGGCTGTTATGGCTCGGTTGGGCTACAAGGTGCTGCTGTTGGAAAGGTTGCCTTTTGGTAGGATGAATCGAGAGTGGAATATTTCTCGCGATGAACTCCAAAAGTTAATTAATTTAGGTTTGTTTACGGCTGCGGAAGTCGAAAGTTTCATTGCCAGAGAGTACAAAGATGGCTATAGCAAGTTTTTTGATGCCAACAATCCCGCGATCGCAAAAGCTCAAGTCCTACACACGCCAAGGGTGCTAAATGTAGCCCTAGATGCTGAAAAACTGCTTTATTTATCGGGAGTTAAGTTCACTGAAGCTGGTGGTGAAATCTGGGACGAAACTGATTTCATCCGTGCAGATGTGGAACCTCAAAAAGTTATAGTTCAGGCTTATCATCAGCCCAGCCAATCTCAGCGGCAAGCTTGTGGTCGCCTACTGGTGGATGCGATGGGGAGTGCTTCTCCTATTGCTTGGCAACTTAACGGAGAGCACGCTTTTGATAGTGTTTGTCCGACTGTAGGAGCGGTAATTGACGGAGGTTTTGAGCGGGGAGTATGGGATTCTGATTATGGGGATGTACTCAATTCTCATGGGGATATTTCGCGAGGCCGTCAATTAATTTGGGAATTATTCCCCGGTGCGGGCTCGGAAATTACGATCTATTTGTTTCATTACCATCAGGTAAATTCTGAGAATCCCGGCTCTCTATTGGAGCTTTATGAGGACTTTTTTGCGATTTTGCCGGAGTATCGTCGCTGCGATTTGGGCAAGTTGGTATGGAAAAAGCCGACTTTTGGTTACATTCCGGGGCATTTTAGTTCGGGAAGTCGCGATCGCACTGTTGCTTTTGATAGACTAATCGCGATCGGTGATGCAGCTTCTCTTCAGTCTCCACTAGTTTTCACTGGGTTTGGCTCTTTAGTTCGCAATCTCTCCCGTTTAACTGACCTTTTGGATGTTGCTTTAAAGCATGATTTACTTGAGGCCCACCATTTAAACCAAATTCGCGCCTATCAGAGTAATGTCTCTGTGACTTGGCTATTTTCTAAAGGGATGATGGTACCGACTGGCTGTTTCTTACCCCCAGCGCGGATTAATTCGATTTTGAATACATTTTTCGGCGTTTTGGCCAGCACCGATCTCGCAGTTGCAGAAAAGTTTATCAAAGACCGGGTTGATTGGTTAACTTTTAATGGACTTGCTATCAAAGCAGCCCTCAAAAATCCCTCTCTTCTAATTTGGATTTTGGATTTTGTGGACTTGGACGATATTCTACGTTGGCTGCGGAGTTATCTTAATTTTACTCTACTTGCTTTGGCAAGTTGGCTGTTTGGATGGCTCCCTAATTTGGCTCGGAAAACTCAGCCTTGGTTGGAGTCCCGCTATCCTTCTTTTTGGCTATGGTTAAAGGCTTTCAACTATGCTATTACTGACGGGATCGGAAGACCACAAAATTAA
- a CDS encoding sensor histidine kinase, which translates to MSFSKVSQVHNNFQEEQRKKRKVTTLLLLAGFTLIVSAAAIASYLIIYELLLNTSKEKALLKVQQGSGEIDKWLETRKAEIATIADTPTLATMDWNVVEPYLKSQVKRIDEYRQLTMTFPDGSRFNTQVGKAKGSIADRPFFISAMAGKVTANDPVISRSLGVAQVQIGAPIGSPEKPLGALAGNIPIDRLIKVVQNLQLGQGSYAFALNSQGRIIAHPDPSLRGTTEKPATSLLESKDLYLATLAQRMVNKEQGIDLIKVDGIWQYVAYTPLKQANWSVALVIPRPIIESSLDALNILTLILGSVLIVATIGGWRQVQLSEEAQANAEEKSQLYTQTQEQVELLNQSLVQQKQMENQLRQQTDYLEQTLKELRQIQGQLIQSEKMSSLGQLVAGIAHEVNNPAAFIYGNLSHVSQYTENLLDLVKLYQQHYPLPVLEIQAKSEEVDLEFLSEDLSKLLTSMHVGAERIRDIVKSLRNFSRLDESEVKAVNIHEGIDSTLMILQSRLNPSPKYAGIEVIKEYGNLPEIECYAGQLNQVFMNILTNALDALEERHQGEEKIIKITTSLSRADRVRISIADNGCGMTEEVKQRVFDPFFTTKPVGKGTGMGLSISYQIVTIEHRGRLYCISEPGAGTEFVIEIPLHQSVGSS; encoded by the coding sequence ATGAGCTTTAGTAAAGTTAGCCAGGTTCACAATAATTTTCAGGAAGAACAACGAAAAAAGAGAAAAGTAACTACTCTTTTACTCCTGGCAGGATTCACTTTGATAGTCAGTGCTGCGGCGATCGCTAGTTATCTGATTATCTATGAATTGCTGCTGAATACTTCCAAAGAGAAAGCTTTATTAAAAGTTCAGCAGGGTAGTGGGGAAATTGATAAGTGGTTAGAAACACGGAAAGCAGAAATAGCAACCATTGCTGACACACCAACTCTTGCAACTATGGATTGGAATGTCGTTGAACCCTACCTTAAATCTCAGGTCAAACGGATCGATGAATATCGACAGCTTACTATGACATTTCCTGATGGTTCTCGATTCAATACACAAGTAGGAAAAGCTAAGGGAAGTATAGCCGATCGCCCTTTTTTTATATCAGCAATGGCGGGAAAAGTCACGGCTAATGACCCGGTGATTAGTCGTTCCTTGGGAGTAGCTCAAGTCCAAATTGGCGCTCCGATTGGCTCACCAGAAAAACCTTTAGGAGCTTTAGCAGGTAATATTCCAATCGATCGCCTAATTAAAGTCGTTCAAAATCTGCAACTAGGTCAGGGTAGCTATGCCTTTGCTCTCAACTCCCAGGGTCGAATAATTGCTCATCCAGATCCGTCTTTAAGAGGAACCACAGAAAAACCAGCTACTAGCTTACTGGAAAGCAAAGACCTTTATTTGGCAACTCTCGCGCAACGGATGGTGAACAAAGAGCAGGGAATTGACTTAATTAAAGTTGATGGCATCTGGCAATATGTAGCTTATACCCCTTTAAAGCAGGCAAATTGGTCTGTAGCCTTGGTCATTCCGCGTCCAATAATTGAATCTTCCCTCGATGCTTTGAATATCCTAACGCTAATTTTAGGGAGCGTGCTTATAGTGGCAACTATAGGAGGATGGAGACAGGTACAACTATCTGAAGAAGCACAAGCAAATGCGGAGGAAAAATCTCAACTTTATACGCAAACTCAGGAACAAGTCGAACTTCTAAATCAATCCCTGGTTCAGCAGAAACAGATGGAAAATCAACTTCGGCAGCAAACTGATTATTTAGAACAAACGTTGAAGGAATTACGACAGATTCAAGGACAACTTATCCAAAGCGAGAAAATGTCCTCTTTGGGTCAATTGGTAGCTGGTATTGCTCATGAAGTGAATAATCCCGCAGCTTTTATTTACGGTAATTTATCTCATGTCAGCCAGTATACCGAAAATTTACTAGATCTAGTAAAGCTCTATCAGCAGCATTATCCCCTGCCAGTGTTAGAAATTCAAGCTAAGTCAGAAGAGGTCGATCTAGAATTTCTAAGCGAAGATTTATCGAAATTACTTACATCTATGCACGTAGGTGCGGAACGAATACGTGATATTGTCAAATCCCTACGGAATTTTTCGCGGTTGGACGAGTCGGAAGTCAAGGCGGTGAATATCCATGAAGGTATTGACAGCACCCTGATGATTCTTCAGAGTCGCTTGAATCCCAGCCCCAAATATGCTGGGATTGAAGTTATCAAAGAGTATGGTAATCTGCCGGAGATCGAGTGTTATGCAGGACAGCTTAACCAGGTATTTATGAATATTTTGACGAATGCTCTGGATGCTTTAGAAGAGCGGCATCAGGGGGAGGAAAAGATAATTAAGATTACTACAAGTCTCTCTAGAGCGGATCGAGTTAGAATTTCGATTGCGGATAATGGTTGTGGTATGACAGAGGAAGTAAAACAAAGAGTATTTGACCCATTTTTTACAACTAAACCCGTAGGTAAAGGTACGGGAATGGGGCTATCTATTAGTTATCAAATTGTGACGATAGAGCATAGAGGGCGATTGTATTGTATCTCAGAACCAGGAGCGGGAACGGAATTTGTAATTGAAATTCCACTGCATCAAAGTGTGGGTAGCAGTTAG
- a CDS encoding 2'-5' RNA ligase family protein, translated as MENLQHRYFIALLPPQEIQEQITKIKQYFAEKYASSGALKSPPHITLQPPFKWVTAEIDKVEECLEKFALAHHPIPITLSGFAAFPPRVIYVNPLKTQALLALEKDLSAYLETNLGIFDPVAKTRSFTPHMTVAFRDLTKQNFKAAWLEFENRSLNFEFTVSQLTLLIHDGECWNISREFLFSPIK; from the coding sequence ATGGAAAATCTGCAACACCGTTACTTTATTGCCCTCCTACCTCCGCAAGAAATTCAAGAGCAGATTACTAAAATTAAACAGTATTTTGCCGAAAAATACGCTAGTAGCGGTGCTTTAAAATCGCCACCCCACATCACCCTCCAACCGCCTTTTAAATGGGTGACAGCGGAAATTGACAAAGTAGAAGAATGCCTAGAAAAATTTGCACTCGCCCATCACCCAATCCCCATTACTCTCTCTGGCTTTGCCGCCTTTCCACCTCGTGTTATTTACGTAAATCCTCTCAAAACCCAAGCATTACTAGCTCTGGAAAAAGACCTAAGCGCATATTTAGAAACAAACTTAGGAATCTTCGACCCAGTTGCCAAAACTCGCTCTTTTACACCACACATGACAGTCGCATTTCGAGACTTAACTAAGCAGAATTTCAAAGCAGCATGGCTAGAATTTGAAAATCGCTCGCTCAACTTTGAGTTTACTGTATCTCAGTTGACTTTGTTAATTCATGATGGGGAATGCTGGAATATTAGCCGTGAATTTCTTTTTTCACCTATTAAATAG
- a CDS encoding YciI family protein, whose product MPWFVKIEKGIVEKSIFDKYVPAHRAYVRELIAKGHKAKTGYWARRGGGMLLFEAGSMEEAIAIAAKDPLVVNGCVTYEVYQWCVVEE is encoded by the coding sequence ATGCCTTGGTTTGTCAAGATTGAGAAGGGAATTGTCGAAAAGTCCATTTTTGACAAGTATGTGCCTGCCCATCGCGCTTACGTGCGAGAGTTGATTGCTAAGGGACACAAGGCGAAGACGGGGTACTGGGCGCGACGGGGCGGTGGGATGCTACTATTTGAGGCGGGCTCGATGGAGGAGGCGATCGCGATCGCGGCTAAAGATCCCTTGGTAGTCAATGGTTGCGTTACCTACGAAGTTTATCAGTGGTGTGTTGTTGAAGAATGA
- a CDS encoding phasin family protein: MPGFGDILQKAVYLGVGLASYAGEKASSKLGELRTEAQKLADELVKRGEMTTDEGRRFVDDMMRQAQQQPGESPSEPQKLSEPRRIEIVSEDEEPSNKSNEGVDRLRQQVQQLQDELRDLKQD; this comes from the coding sequence ATGCCGGGTTTCGGAGATATTTTACAGAAAGCAGTTTACCTGGGTGTGGGGTTGGCTTCCTACGCTGGCGAGAAAGCAAGTAGCAAATTAGGCGAGTTGCGGACTGAAGCCCAAAAATTGGCAGATGAATTGGTAAAACGCGGTGAAATGACGACGGATGAAGGTCGTCGCTTTGTTGATGATATGATGAGGCAGGCGCAACAGCAGCCCGGTGAGTCGCCTTCTGAACCGCAAAAACTTTCTGAACCGCGCCGGATAGAAATTGTTTCGGAAGATGAAGAACCATCGAATAAAAGCAATGAGGGTGTCGATAGGCTTCGTCAACAGGTGCAGCAGTTACAAGATGAACTCCGCGATCTGAAGCAGGATTAG